A portion of the Oncorhynchus masou masou isolate Uvic2021 chromosome 11, UVic_Omas_1.1, whole genome shotgun sequence genome contains these proteins:
- the LOC135547833 gene encoding trace amine-associated receptor 13c-like → MSFEVEHKDDQHCFHNSSCRKASLSTSIYITLYILFSLISAVTVFLNILVIISIYHFKQLHTPTNLLILSLAVTDFLVGLIAIPVVTVAVMESCWVFGKYFCVFFLFIGYFVISLSLGNLVLISIDRYVAVCYPLLYHSKITIPRMICWILITWCWYSIYNAAIANNSVTLQMDTSCTKISAWLWGVVRVRRRGKTLQ, encoded by the exons ATGTCTTTTGAGGTT GAACACAAAGATGATCAACACTGTTTCCATAACTCTTCTTGCAGGAAGGCTTCGCTATCGACATCTATATACATAACACTGTACATTTTGTTTTCATTAATTTCAGCGGTTACAGTCTTTTTGAACATACTGGTGATCATCTCGATTTATCACTTCAAGCAGCTCCACACTCCAACCAACCTGCTCATCCTTTCTCTGGCTGTGACAGATTTCCTGGTGGGACTGATTGCGATACCAGTAGTGACTGTGGCAGTAATGGAATCATGCTGGGTTTTTGGgaaatatttctgtgtgttttttcTCTTCATCGGTTACTTCGTTATTTCTTTATCTCTGGGCAATTTGGTTTTGATATCTATTGACCGTTATGTAGCTGTGTGTTATCCCTTGTTGTATCACTCAAAAATAACAATACCAAGAATGATCTGTTGGATATTGATTACCTGGTGTTGGTATAGCATATACAATGCTGCTATTGCAAATAACTCTGTAACTCTACAG ATGGACACAAGTTGTACCAAAATAAGTGCCTGGCTCTGGGGAGTTGTCCGTGTCCGCCGGCGGGggaaaacactacagtga
- the LOC135547832 gene encoding trace amine-associated receptor 13c-like translates to MEEHQDAQNCFPEHNSSCRKVLLSTSIYITLYIFFLSIGAVTVFLNILVVISILHFRQLHTPTNLLILSLAVADLLVGLIVIPVGTVAVMESCWFLGKYFCVFYVYISYFILSLSLGNLVLISIDRYVAVCDPLFYHSKITITRITCSISIIWFCCIIYNAAFIKINVNVEVPRRCFEECFIVEVYDWSSIIDLVITMVVPCSIIITLYLKIFVVARSQARKKQDMFVLYK, encoded by the exons ATGGAGGAACATCAAGATGCTCAGAACTGTTTTCCAGAACATAACTCTTCTTGCAGAAAGGTTTTGCTATCAACATCGATTTACATAACACTGTACATATTCTTCTTATCGATTGGAGCGGTTACAGTATTTTTGAACATATTGGTGGTCATCTCTATCTTGCACTTCAGGCAGCTCCACACTCCAACCAATCTGCTCATCCTTTCTCTGGCTGTGGCAGATCTCCTGGTGGGACTGATTGTGATACCAGTAGGGACCGTAGCAGTAATGGAATCATGTTGGTTTTTGGGgaaatatttctgtgtgttttatGTCTACATCAGTTATTTCATTCTATCCTTATCTCTCGGCAATTTGGTATTGATATCTATTGACCGCTATGTTGCTGTGTGTGATCCCTTATTTTACCActctaaaataacaataacaagaatTACATGTTCTATATCCATTATATGGTTTTGTTGTATCATATACAATGCTGCTTTTATAAAAATAAATGTCAATGTAGAAGTACCTAGAAGGTGTTTTGAAGAATGTTTTATTGTTGAAGTATATGACTGGAGTAGCATCATTGACCTTGTAATTACAATGGTTGTCCCGTGCTCTATTATTATAACACTTTATTTGAAAATATTTGTGGTCGCCAGATCACAGGCCAGAAAG AAACAGGACATGTTCGTCCTCTACAAATAG
- the LOC135547834 gene encoding trace amine-associated receptor 13c-like has protein sequence MSFEVEHKDDQHCFHNSSCRKASLSSSIYITLYILFSLISAVTVFLNILVIISIYHFKQLHTPTNLLILSLAVTDFLVGLIAIPVVTVAVMESCWVFGKYFCVFFLFIGYFIISLSLGNLVLISIDRYVAVCYPLLYHSKITIPRMICWILITWCWYSIYNAAIANNSVTLQVLDSPPGHTHLIPSKVITQ, from the exons ATGTCTTTTGAGGTT GAACACAAAGATGATCAACACTGTTTTCATAACTCTTCTTGCAGGAAGGCTTCGCTATCGTCATCTATATACATAACACTGTACATTTTGTTCTCATTAATTTCAGCGGTTACAGTCTTTTTGAACATACTGGTGATCATCTCGATTTATCACTTCAAGCAGCTCCACACTCCAACCAACCTGCTCATCCTTTCTCTGGCTGTGACAGATTTCCTGGTGGGACTGATTGCGATACCAGTAGTGACTGTGGCAGTAATGGAATCATGCTGGGTTTTTGGgaaatatttctgtgtgttttttcTCTTCATCGGTTACTTCATTATTTCTTTATCTCTGGGCAATTTGGTTTTGATATCTATTGACCGTTATGTAGCTGTGTGTTATCCCTTGTTATACCACTCAAAAATAACAATACCAAGAATGATCTGTTGGATATTGATTACCTGGTGTTGGTATAGCATATACAATGCTGCTATTGCAAATAACTCTGTAACTCTACAG GTACTTGACTCACCACCGGGCCACACACATCTGATCCCCAGCAAGGTCATTACCCAATAA